In Mus musculus strain C57BL/6J chromosome 9, GRCm38.p6 C57BL/6J, one genomic interval encodes:
- the Plekho2 gene encoding pleckstrin homology domain-containing family O member 2 produces the protein MEEESIKEGSEKPRGARTADKAGWIKKSSGGLLGLWKDRYLLLCQAQLLVYENEDEQKCVETVELGSYEKCQDLRTLLKRKHHRFILLRSPGNKVSDIKFQAPSGEEKESWIKALNEGINRGKNKAFDEVKVDKTCALEHVTRNRVRGGQRRRPPTRIHLKEVASAASDGLSRLDLDVPDSGPPVFAPLSDISEDQPQEPPRALMPPVKPSPGPETSAVEDSKETPAGERALTPDSASSGANPESQEDAETPAKEDSDVKSLPNSTLSEKLKVSWENPSPEKPSAPESAQLSSSETPEATPRESKKPPAPPPKILSEKMKACMSGVDASGSSQSSEAPETTSPEPTQVSVNGMDDGPESALQAMGIPGPAPEDAAASPALPFSDLPSQFHPRSSSLGDLLRESPQHPRLPKEKLYRAQLEVKVASKQTEKLLNQVLGSEPPPVCAESLLSQAVEQLRQATQVLQEMRDLGELNQETPGLVQKRKELVTLYRRSAP, from the exons AGTATAAAGGAGGGGAGCGAGAAGCCTCGTGGAGCACGGACTGCAGACAAGGCTGGCTGGATCAAGAAGAGCAGTGGGGGGCTTCTGGGTTTATGGAAAGACCGCTACTTGCTTCTCTGCCAAGCCCAGCTGCTGGTCTACGAGAATGAG GATGAGCAGAAATGTGTAGAGACGGTGGAACTTGGGAGCTATGAGAAGTGCCAGGATCTCCGGACTCTCCTCAAGCGGAAACATCACCGCTTTATCCTGCTGCGATCCCCAGGGAACAAG GTCAGTGACATCAAATTCCAGGCCCCCAGTGGGGAAGAAAAGGAATCCTGGATCAAAGCTCTCAACGAAGGGATCAACCGAGGCAAGAACAAGGCTTTTGATGAG GTAAAAGTAGACAAGACCTGTGCCCTAGAGCATGTGACACGGAACCGGGTACGTGGGGGCCAGCGGCGGCGGCCACCAACAAGAATCCACTTAAAGGAG GTAGCCAGTGCGGCTTCTGATGGGCTTTCACGGCTGGACCTCGATGTCCCAGACAGTGGACCACCAGTGTTTGCTCCTCTCAGTGACATCAGTGAAGACCAGCCCCAGGAGCCACCTCGGGCTCTCATGCCTCCTGTCAAGCCTTCCCCAGGACCAGAGACCTCTGCAGTTGAGGACAGCAAGGAGACTCCTGCAGGAGAGAGAGCCCTAACCCCTGACTCTGCAAGCTCTGGGGCCAATCCTGAGAGCCAAGAGGATGCAGAGACCCCAGCAAAGGAGGACAGTGACGTGAAAAGTCTCCCCAACAGCACCTTGTCTGAGAAACTGAAGGTGAGCTGGGAGAACCCCAGCCCAGAGAAGCCTTCTGCTCCTGAGAGTGCACAGTTGTCCTCTTCGGAGACTCCAGAGGCTACCCCCAGGGAGAGCAAAAAGCCCCCTGCACCCCCTCCCAAGATCCTGTCGGAGAAGATGAAGGCTTGTATGAGTGGAGTGGATGCTTCTGGTTCATCCCAGAGTTCTGAGGCCCCCGAGACCACTTCCCCAGAGCCGACCCAGGTGTCTGTGAATGGCATGGATGATGGTCCTGAGTCGGCCTTACAGGCCATGGGCATCCCTGGACCTGCCCCAGAGGATGCGGCAGCATCCCCAGCACTGCCCTTCTCGGACTTGCCATCCCAGTTTCATCCTCGCTCCTCTTCCCTTGGGGACCTACTCAGAGAAAGCCCTCAGCATCCACGACTGCCCAAGGAGAAGTTGTATCGGGCCCAGCTGGAAGTCAAGGTGGCTTCGAAACAGACAGAGAAATTGTTGAACCAGGTGCTGGGCAGCGAACCACCGCCTGTGTGTGCCGAGTCATTGCTCAGCCAGGCTGTAGAGCAACTGAGGCAGGCCACACAAGTCCTGCAGGAAATGAGGGATTTGGGAGAACTGAACCAAGAAACCCCTGGGCTAGTGCAAAAACGGAAGGAGCTGGTGACCCTCTACAGGAGAAGTGCACCCTAG
- the Plekho2 gene encoding pleckstrin homology domain-containing family O member 2 isoform X1, whose product MRSQTVAARKQGGHCWALLPCWSQPAWPFPLSGLLFPAPLFLSAFLPFPLSQALAACSAAILITMDSPVEPVFLEPLQRACGKVSDIKFQAPSGEEKESWIKALNEGINRGKNKAFDEVKVDKTCALEHVTRNRVRGGQRRRPPTRIHLKEVASAASDGLSRLDLDVPDSGPPVFAPLSDISEDQPQEPPRALMPPVKPSPGPETSAVEDSKETPAGERALTPDSASSGANPESQEDAETPAKEDSDVKSLPNSTLSEKLKVSWENPSPEKPSAPESAQLSSSETPEATPRESKKPPAPPPKILSEKMKACMSGVDASGSSQSSEAPETTSPEPTQVSVNGMDDGPESALQAMGIPGPAPEDAAASPALPFSDLPSQFHPRSSSLGDLLRESPQHPRLPKEKLYRAQLEVKVASKQTEKLLNQVLGSEPPPVCAESLLSQAVEQLRQATQVLQEMRDLGELNQETPGLVQKRKELVTLYRRSAP is encoded by the exons ATGAGGTCACAGACAGTGGCTGCCAGGAAGCAGGGTGGCCACTGCTGGGCCCTGCTGCCCTGCTGGTCTCAGCCAGCTTGGCCCTTTCCTCTTTCCGGCCTCCTCTTCCCtgcccctcttttcctctctgcctttctgcccttccccctttcccaggCCTTGGCGGCCTGCTCTGCAGCCATTCTTATTACCATGGATTCTCCTGTTGAGCCTGTGTTCTTAGAGCCTCTTCAGAGGGCTTgtggcaag GTCAGTGACATCAAATTCCAGGCCCCCAGTGGGGAAGAAAAGGAATCCTGGATCAAAGCTCTCAACGAAGGGATCAACCGAGGCAAGAACAAGGCTTTTGATGAG GTAAAAGTAGACAAGACCTGTGCCCTAGAGCATGTGACACGGAACCGGGTACGTGGGGGCCAGCGGCGGCGGCCACCAACAAGAATCCACTTAAAGGAG GTAGCCAGTGCGGCTTCTGATGGGCTTTCACGGCTGGACCTCGATGTCCCAGACAGTGGACCACCAGTGTTTGCTCCTCTCAGTGACATCAGTGAAGACCAGCCCCAGGAGCCACCTCGGGCTCTCATGCCTCCTGTCAAGCCTTCCCCAGGACCAGAGACCTCTGCAGTTGAGGACAGCAAGGAGACTCCTGCAGGAGAGAGAGCCCTAACCCCTGACTCTGCAAGCTCTGGGGCCAATCCTGAGAGCCAAGAGGATGCAGAGACCCCAGCAAAGGAGGACAGTGACGTGAAAAGTCTCCCCAACAGCACCTTGTCTGAGAAACTGAAGGTGAGCTGGGAGAACCCCAGCCCAGAGAAGCCTTCTGCTCCTGAGAGTGCACAGTTGTCCTCTTCGGAGACTCCAGAGGCTACCCCCAGGGAGAGCAAAAAGCCCCCTGCACCCCCTCCCAAGATCCTGTCGGAGAAGATGAAGGCTTGTATGAGTGGAGTGGATGCTTCTGGTTCATCCCAGAGTTCTGAGGCCCCCGAGACCACTTCCCCAGAGCCGACCCAGGTGTCTGTGAATGGCATGGATGATGGTCCTGAGTCGGCCTTACAGGCCATGGGCATCCCTGGACCTGCCCCAGAGGATGCGGCAGCATCCCCAGCACTGCCCTTCTCGGACTTGCCATCCCAGTTTCATCCTCGCTCCTCTTCCCTTGGGGACCTACTCAGAGAAAGCCCTCAGCATCCACGACTGCCCAAGGAGAAGTTGTATCGGGCCCAGCTGGAAGTCAAGGTGGCTTCGAAACAGACAGAGAAATTGTTGAACCAGGTGCTGGGCAGCGAACCACCGCCTGTGTGTGCCGAGTCATTGCTCAGCCAGGCTGTAGAGCAACTGAGGCAGGCCACACAAGTCCTGCAGGAAATGAGGGATTTGGGAGAACTGAACCAAGAAACCCCTGGGCTAGTGCAAAAACGGAAGGAGCTGGTGACCCTCTACAGGAGAAGTGCACCCTAG
- the Plekho2 gene encoding pleckstrin homology domain-containing family O member 2 isoform X2 yields the protein MPPVKPSPGPETSAVEDSKETPAGERALTPDSASSGANPESQEDAETPAKEDSDVKSLPNSTLSEKLKVSWENPSPEKPSAPESAQLSSSETPEATPRESKKPPAPPPKILSEKMKACMSGVDASGSSQSSEAPETTSPEPTQVSVNGMDDGPESALQAMGIPGPAPEDAAASPALPFSDLPSQFHPRSSSLGDLLRESPQHPRLPKEKLYRAQLEVKVASKQTEKLLNQVLGSEPPPVCAESLLSQAVEQLRQATQVLQEMRDLGELNQETPGLVQKRKELVTLYRRSAP from the coding sequence ATGCCTCCTGTCAAGCCTTCCCCAGGACCAGAGACCTCTGCAGTTGAGGACAGCAAGGAGACTCCTGCAGGAGAGAGAGCCCTAACCCCTGACTCTGCAAGCTCTGGGGCCAATCCTGAGAGCCAAGAGGATGCAGAGACCCCAGCAAAGGAGGACAGTGACGTGAAAAGTCTCCCCAACAGCACCTTGTCTGAGAAACTGAAGGTGAGCTGGGAGAACCCCAGCCCAGAGAAGCCTTCTGCTCCTGAGAGTGCACAGTTGTCCTCTTCGGAGACTCCAGAGGCTACCCCCAGGGAGAGCAAAAAGCCCCCTGCACCCCCTCCCAAGATCCTGTCGGAGAAGATGAAGGCTTGTATGAGTGGAGTGGATGCTTCTGGTTCATCCCAGAGTTCTGAGGCCCCCGAGACCACTTCCCCAGAGCCGACCCAGGTGTCTGTGAATGGCATGGATGATGGTCCTGAGTCGGCCTTACAGGCCATGGGCATCCCTGGACCTGCCCCAGAGGATGCGGCAGCATCCCCAGCACTGCCCTTCTCGGACTTGCCATCCCAGTTTCATCCTCGCTCCTCTTCCCTTGGGGACCTACTCAGAGAAAGCCCTCAGCATCCACGACTGCCCAAGGAGAAGTTGTATCGGGCCCAGCTGGAAGTCAAGGTGGCTTCGAAACAGACAGAGAAATTGTTGAACCAGGTGCTGGGCAGCGAACCACCGCCTGTGTGTGCCGAGTCATTGCTCAGCCAGGCTGTAGAGCAACTGAGGCAGGCCACACAAGTCCTGCAGGAAATGAGGGATTTGGGAGAACTGAACCAAGAAACCCCTGGGCTAGTGCAAAAACGGAAGGAGCTGGTGACCCTCTACAGGAGAAGTGCACCCTAG